A window of the Bradyrhizobium ottawaense genome harbors these coding sequences:
- a CDS encoding ABC transporter substrate-binding protein codes for MRGFLKVALLSSVVAASSYAAEAETLKLGVLATLSGAGTAWGIAMQGAAELAAEDVNSKGGLEVGGKKYQVEVVAYDDHYKAADALTAFNRLVFDDGIKYVVGPLGSAPALALLPVSTENKVITMTMAFTPKALSAEYKYSLRPVIPSDVFSDPQIKWVVQKLGAKRVGGLFPNDESGQQVGAANEAAYQAVGAKFVAKEFFERERVDFVPLLTRVLAQNIDAFELDGNSPQTAGLLVKQLRELGFKGPIIRTGGDATADLLKIAGKEATENVYVHQPINPELASIKEYTRRFETKYKVPLNAFSPFFYANVQMLFAGMQKAGTVTDVDKVREAVLGLKDFDSVLGKVNWIGQAQWKSNQQLDAPFYVALLKGGEAHVVAKCTPAVCE; via the coding sequence ATGCGTGGATTTCTGAAGGTCGCGCTTCTGTCGTCGGTCGTCGCTGCCTCTTCATATGCAGCCGAGGCCGAGACCTTGAAGCTCGGTGTGCTTGCGACGCTTTCCGGCGCTGGAACGGCATGGGGGATCGCCATGCAGGGCGCGGCCGAACTCGCGGCGGAGGACGTCAACAGCAAGGGCGGCCTGGAAGTCGGCGGCAAGAAGTACCAGGTCGAAGTCGTGGCCTATGACGATCACTACAAGGCAGCCGACGCCCTGACCGCGTTCAACCGCCTCGTCTTCGATGACGGCATCAAGTACGTGGTCGGCCCGCTCGGCTCGGCGCCGGCGCTGGCGTTGCTTCCGGTCTCGACCGAAAACAAGGTCATCACGATGACGATGGCGTTCACGCCGAAGGCGTTGTCGGCGGAATACAAATACAGCCTGCGGCCGGTGATTCCGTCGGACGTGTTCTCCGATCCGCAGATCAAGTGGGTGGTGCAGAAGCTCGGCGCGAAGCGGGTCGGCGGCCTGTTCCCGAACGATGAATCCGGGCAGCAGGTCGGCGCGGCCAACGAGGCCGCCTATCAGGCGGTCGGCGCCAAATTCGTGGCCAAGGAATTCTTCGAACGCGAGCGCGTCGACTTCGTGCCGTTGCTGACGCGCGTGCTGGCGCAGAACATCGATGCGTTCGAACTCGACGGCAATTCGCCGCAGACCGCGGGACTGCTGGTCAAGCAGCTTCGCGAGCTCGGCTTCAAGGGCCCGATCATCCGTACCGGCGGTGACGCCACCGCCGACCTCCTGAAGATCGCCGGCAAGGAGGCGACCGAGAACGTCTACGTGCATCAGCCGATCAATCCGGAGCTCGCCTCGATCAAGGAGTACACTAGGCGGTTCGAGACCAAGTACAAGGTTCCGCTCAACGCCTTCAGTCCGTTCTTCTATGCCAACGTCCAGATGCTGTTCGCCGGCATGCAGAAGGCCGGAACGGTGACCGACGTGGACAAGGTCCGCGAAGCGGTGCTGGGCCTGAAGGATTTCGACAGCGTGCTCGGAAAGGTGAACTGGATCGGGCAGGCGCAGTGGAAATCGAACCAGCAGCTCGATGCTCCGTTCTACGTCGCACTGCTCAAGGGCGGCGAAGCCCATGTCGTCGCCAAGTGTACCCCGGCGGTGTGCGAATAG
- the prpB gene encoding methylisocitrate lyase translates to MTYLVAHDLPTLPAGERFRELLQRPGILQIPGAHCGLAALQAKAARFEALYLSGAAMSASMGLPDLGILTIEDVCFFVRQVSRASQLPVLVDGDTGFGEALNVMNMVRAFEDAGAAAVQIEDQILPKKCGHLNDKKLIAPEDMAAKIAAAAKARRHLYIVARTDAAADEGLDSAINRARLYVEAGADAIFPEALHDPEAFRKFSETIKVPLLANMTEFGRTPFMTASEFEALGYKMVIWPVSALRMAAKAQADLYEGIRNDGGTHRLIDRMQTRAELYATIGYHEYEALDSSIITSVTPEGMPQRSTGK, encoded by the coding sequence ATGACCTATCTGGTCGCCCATGATTTGCCGACGCTTCCGGCCGGCGAGCGTTTTCGAGAGCTGTTGCAGCGGCCCGGCATCCTGCAGATCCCCGGAGCCCATTGCGGCCTAGCGGCACTGCAAGCCAAGGCCGCACGGTTCGAGGCGCTGTATCTGTCGGGGGCGGCGATGTCCGCCTCGATGGGACTTCCGGACCTCGGCATCCTCACCATCGAGGACGTCTGCTTCTTCGTCCGTCAGGTGTCTCGCGCATCGCAGCTTCCCGTGCTGGTCGATGGCGATACCGGATTCGGCGAAGCGCTCAACGTGATGAACATGGTTCGCGCGTTCGAAGACGCCGGCGCCGCGGCAGTCCAGATCGAGGATCAAATCCTGCCGAAGAAGTGCGGCCATCTCAACGACAAGAAGCTGATCGCGCCGGAAGACATGGCCGCGAAAATCGCGGCCGCTGCGAAGGCGCGCCGGCACCTTTATATCGTGGCCCGCACGGACGCCGCCGCCGACGAGGGGCTCGACAGCGCGATCAACCGGGCCAGGCTCTATGTCGAGGCCGGCGCCGACGCGATCTTCCCCGAGGCGCTCCATGACCCCGAGGCGTTCCGCAAGTTTTCCGAGACCATCAAAGTGCCGCTGCTGGCCAATATGACCGAGTTCGGGCGAACACCGTTCATGACGGCCTCCGAGTTCGAGGCGCTCGGCTACAAGATGGTGATCTGGCCGGTCAGTGCGCTGCGCATGGCGGCCAAGGCGCAGGCCGATCTGTATGAGGGAATCCGGAACGATGGCGGCACCCATCGCCTGATCGATCGCATGCAAACGCGCGCGGAACTTTACGCGACCATCGGCTACCACGAATACGAAGCGCTGGATTCATCAATCATCACGTCGGTGACCCCGGAGGGTATGCCGCAGCGGTCAACCGGCAAGTGA
- a CDS encoding GntR family transcriptional regulator — protein sequence MNGILSNKVSAQSLVDALAERIEAAIMSGDLQPGSKISEQALAASLGVSRGPLREAIRRLEGRKLLQRTPNIGVRVASLSPSDLYEVLQVREALEGLACGLAAKNMTDEELEALSELLDQHQQQKSVQEGTGYYQESKDFDFHFRIVKGSRNARLVQMLCEDLYYLLRVYRYKSSTKPGRAKQALREHKDIVAALMRRDPVEAERKMRLHIGNARLYVEEQMREAASRQDVAPAAPVRKPKTATTLSGKGGRAAALARR from the coding sequence ATGAACGGCATTTTGAGCAACAAGGTTTCAGCGCAATCATTGGTGGACGCGCTCGCGGAACGGATCGAAGCCGCGATCATGAGCGGCGATCTTCAGCCGGGCAGCAAGATCAGCGAGCAGGCGCTGGCCGCGTCGCTGGGCGTCAGCCGCGGCCCGTTGCGGGAAGCCATCCGCAGGCTCGAAGGCCGCAAGCTGTTGCAGCGGACACCGAATATCGGCGTCCGCGTCGCCAGCCTGTCACCCAGCGATCTCTATGAAGTGCTGCAGGTGCGCGAAGCGCTGGAAGGGCTGGCATGCGGGCTTGCCGCCAAGAACATGACGGACGAAGAACTGGAGGCGCTTTCCGAGCTGCTCGATCAGCACCAGCAGCAGAAGAGCGTGCAGGAGGGAACCGGCTATTATCAGGAGTCAAAGGACTTCGATTTTCACTTCCGGATCGTGAAGGGCAGCCGCAATGCGCGGCTGGTCCAGATGCTGTGCGAGGACCTCTACTATCTGCTCCGGGTCTACCGCTACAAATCCAGCACCAAGCCGGGACGGGCCAAGCAGGCCCTGCGTGAGCACAAGGATATCGTGGCGGCGCTGATGCGGCGGGATCCGGTGGAAGCCGAACGGAAAATGCGCCTGCATATCGGCAATGCGCGCCTCTATGTCGAGGAGCAGATGCGGGAAGCGGCCAGCCGGCAGGACGTGGCCCCGGCTGCCCCGGTGCGGAAGCCGAAGACGGCGACCACCTTGTCCGGCAAGGGCGGCAGGGCCGCAGCACTGGCGCGAAGGTAG
- a CDS encoding FAD-dependent oxidoreductase, producing the protein MFPKLFAPGKIGSLELPNRVVFAATSSELADKDGFVGDDLVEYYAERARGGTGLIVVEATYIEQEGKRLHHNAMLNDDCFIPGLRKVVQAAHAEGAKMALQLNHGGRESIPDVSGSVPLAPSPIPSQFTGVGDAVIPKELTVGEIDRIVERFAEAARRSRDAGFDAVELHGAHGYLIGEFLSPDSNKREDDYGGSVQGRAYFCVRLIRAIKARLGADYPVIVRMNGRDHVQHGLELDDAIEMAVMFEAAGADSISVSGGVHASRPYMVVPGMSVDRGCYVSYGDAIRKRVKVPVMVVGRINTPELAEQILEDGQADFICLSRALIADPHFPAKAKAGRVETIAPCIACNECIATVHRHKGLACTVNPMVSRELELKPLLALKPDSRRVVVIGSGAAGLSAAVTAARRGHDVHLYEKEGVIGGQLLLAHQPPHRGEIKNALRYFTSEIARLGIPVSLNRSFSADDARALRPEAIIVATGASPVQPDVPGSDLPHVLSGWRVIAGLETAGQTCVVVGGGLVGIEVADYLADQGKKVIMIVRSEMLKKAVHADRVYYLDRVAELNIEVLANMELLAVGPDWVEIRPEGRVRRTLHDIDSVIFCTGYASRKAETDSLEGLGIAVHYAGDVGGPRKFFQAIEEGTLTALRIV; encoded by the coding sequence ATGTTTCCGAAACTATTTGCGCCGGGCAAGATCGGTTCGCTGGAATTGCCGAACCGGGTCGTGTTCGCGGCTACCAGTTCGGAACTTGCGGACAAGGACGGCTTCGTCGGCGACGATCTCGTCGAGTACTACGCCGAGCGCGCCCGCGGCGGCACCGGATTGATCGTTGTCGAAGCCACTTATATCGAGCAGGAAGGCAAGCGGCTGCATCACAACGCCATGCTGAATGACGATTGCTTCATTCCCGGCCTGCGGAAGGTGGTTCAGGCGGCGCATGCCGAGGGCGCCAAAATGGCGCTGCAGCTCAATCACGGCGGCCGCGAATCCATTCCGGATGTTTCTGGCTCGGTGCCGCTGGCGCCGTCGCCGATCCCCTCGCAGTTCACCGGCGTCGGCGACGCCGTGATTCCGAAGGAACTGACCGTCGGCGAGATCGACCGCATCGTCGAACGCTTTGCGGAAGCGGCGCGGCGCTCGCGCGACGCGGGCTTCGACGCCGTCGAATTGCATGGCGCGCACGGCTATCTGATCGGTGAGTTTCTGTCGCCGGATTCGAACAAGCGCGAGGATGACTACGGCGGCAGCGTGCAGGGCCGCGCCTATTTCTGTGTGCGCCTGATCCGGGCGATCAAGGCGAGACTCGGCGCGGACTATCCCGTCATCGTTCGCATGAACGGCCGGGATCACGTCCAGCATGGCCTCGAACTCGACGACGCCATCGAGATGGCCGTCATGTTCGAGGCGGCCGGCGCGGATTCGATCAGCGTGTCCGGCGGCGTGCATGCGTCGCGGCCCTACATGGTCGTTCCCGGCATGTCGGTCGATCGTGGTTGCTACGTGAGCTACGGCGATGCCATTCGAAAACGGGTCAAGGTCCCCGTGATGGTGGTCGGGCGCATCAATACGCCTGAACTTGCCGAGCAGATCCTCGAAGACGGCCAGGCTGATTTTATCTGCCTGAGCCGCGCCTTGATCGCCGATCCGCATTTCCCGGCCAAGGCCAAGGCCGGCCGTGTCGAGACGATCGCCCCCTGCATTGCCTGCAACGAGTGCATCGCCACGGTTCACCGCCACAAGGGTCTGGCCTGCACGGTCAACCCGATGGTGAGCCGGGAACTGGAGCTGAAGCCGCTGCTCGCGCTCAAACCGGATTCGAGGCGCGTTGTCGTGATCGGCAGCGGGGCGGCCGGGCTATCCGCGGCGGTGACGGCGGCCCGGCGCGGGCATGATGTCCATCTGTATGAGAAGGAGGGCGTGATCGGCGGGCAGCTATTGCTGGCGCATCAGCCGCCGCATCGCGGTGAGATCAAGAACGCGTTGCGCTATTTCACGTCCGAGATCGCGCGCCTCGGCATTCCCGTCAGTCTCAATCGGTCGTTTTCGGCGGATGATGCACGCGCGCTCAGGCCCGAGGCCATCATCGTGGCCACCGGCGCCTCGCCGGTTCAGCCTGATGTCCCGGGATCCGATCTGCCTCATGTTTTGAGTGGGTGGCGGGTGATCGCCGGCCTCGAGACGGCGGGCCAGACCTGTGTCGTCGTCGGGGGCGGCCTGGTCGGCATCGAGGTTGCGGATTATCTGGCGGACCAGGGCAAGAAGGTCATCATGATCGTGCGCTCGGAAATGCTGAAGAAGGCGGTCCACGCCGACCGCGTCTACTATCTCGACCGGGTCGCGGAGCTGAACATCGAGGTGCTGGCGAATATGGAGTTGCTCGCGGTCGGTCCCGATTGGGTCGAAATCAGGCCGGAAGGCCGGGTGCGGCGCACGCTGCACGACATCGACAGCGTGATCTTCTGCACCGGCTACGCATCGCGGAAGGCTGAAACCGACAGCCTCGAGGGCCTCGGCATTGCCGTGCACTATGCCGGCGATGTCGGCGGGCCGAGAAAGTTCTTCCAGGCGATCGAGGAGGGGACGCTCACGGCGCTCCGGATCGTTTAA
- a CDS encoding 2-methylaconitate cis-trans isomerase PrpF family protein yields the protein MANARLRAVFMRGGTSKAVMFRKEDLPAKPSDWDPIFLQVMGSPDPNGRQLDGMGGGISSLSKICIIGPPSRPDADVDYTFAQIGVHDTFVDYGANCGNMSSAVGPFALDEGMVTGPANGEATVRIHNTNTSKIIVARFPVEQGALAATGDIEIDGVGGKAAPIRLEFLEPGGARTGKLLPTGRAVDEFDIKGLGIVKASCVDAANPCVFVEASAVGQSGDELPDALDRDAVFLQHMEAIRCAASVKMGIAPDLDTARRMTGIPKVAMVSGPRAGRTLSGREITAADADIWVRMISVGQPHRATPITGAICLSVATRVPGSIPAQLSNANGPIRIAHPSGVTLVDAGVSISADGIAKADYGAVYRSARRLFEGNVVYRTTE from the coding sequence ATGGCAAATGCTCGACTTCGTGCGGTATTCATGCGGGGCGGCACTTCCAAGGCGGTGATGTTCCGAAAGGAGGATCTGCCCGCCAAGCCTTCGGATTGGGATCCGATCTTCCTGCAGGTCATGGGTTCGCCCGATCCGAACGGCCGTCAGCTCGACGGCATGGGCGGCGGCATTTCCTCGTTGTCGAAGATCTGCATCATCGGCCCGCCGAGCCGCCCGGATGCCGATGTCGACTACACCTTCGCGCAGATCGGGGTGCACGACACCTTCGTCGATTACGGCGCCAATTGCGGCAACATGTCGTCGGCGGTCGGACCGTTCGCGCTCGACGAGGGCATGGTCACCGGCCCAGCTAACGGTGAAGCGACCGTCCGCATTCACAACACCAACACCTCGAAGATCATCGTCGCCCGTTTTCCGGTCGAGCAGGGCGCGCTCGCTGCCACCGGCGATATCGAGATCGATGGGGTGGGCGGCAAGGCAGCACCGATCCGGCTGGAATTTCTCGAGCCGGGCGGCGCGCGGACCGGCAAGCTGTTGCCGACCGGACGCGCCGTCGACGAGTTCGACATCAAGGGGCTCGGGATCGTCAAGGCATCCTGCGTCGACGCTGCCAACCCTTGCGTCTTCGTCGAGGCGAGCGCGGTCGGACAATCCGGCGATGAACTGCCTGACGCGCTCGACCGCGATGCGGTCTTTCTGCAGCACATGGAAGCCATTCGTTGCGCGGCATCGGTGAAGATGGGAATTGCGCCGGATCTCGATACGGCGCGCCGCATGACCGGCATTCCCAAGGTCGCGATGGTGTCGGGCCCGCGCGCCGGGCGGACCTTGTCGGGCCGCGAGATTACGGCCGCGGATGCCGACATCTGGGTCCGGATGATCTCGGTCGGTCAGCCGCATCGCGCCACGCCGATCACCGGCGCGATCTGCCTGTCGGTCGCGACCCGGGTTCCCGGCAGTATTCCCGCGCAGTTGAGTAACGCGAACGGACCGATCCGGATTGCGCATCCGTCCGGCGTCACGCTGGTCGATGCCGGGGTCTCGATTTCCGCAGACGGTATCGCGAAGGCCGATTATGGCGCGGTCTATCGCAGCGCCCGCCGCCTGTTCGAAGGCAACGTCGTCTATCGAACGACCGAATAG
- a CDS encoding NAD-dependent epimerase/dehydratase family protein, which yields MKIAEGKFVVTGGASLIGSHVAEQLLSQGAREVVLLDNFALGNPETVKSLLGDPRVKLLRGDILRINELYDAFEGCDGVFAIAGFLTLPLSQNPSLGLAVNVEGQVNIFEACRYRNVKKVVFSSSVAVYGDPAPGLVDERAPAQLNSFQPAAALYACTKLIGENLCKLYSAKHGIQAIGLRYSTVYGERQHYRGVNALYIMENYDRIARGEAPVITGDGSEVHDYIHVADVARANVMAMSSDVTAESFNVVTGVATSLNRLVEILLSITGSSLKPVFKTGGGSVRSSVTDQLDFSRAKIEKMLGWVPEVSIEEGIRRLLEWRKAQEKA from the coding sequence ATGAAGATCGCCGAAGGAAAGTTTGTCGTCACCGGGGGCGCCAGCCTGATCGGTTCGCACGTTGCGGAACAATTGCTGAGCCAGGGCGCGCGCGAAGTCGTGCTGCTCGACAATTTTGCGCTGGGCAATCCCGAGACCGTCAAGTCGCTGCTGGGTGATCCCCGGGTCAAGCTGCTGCGCGGCGACATCCTGCGCATCAATGAGCTCTACGACGCCTTTGAAGGCTGCGATGGCGTGTTCGCGATCGCCGGCTTCCTGACGCTGCCGCTCAGCCAGAACCCGAGCCTTGGTCTGGCGGTCAATGTCGAGGGGCAGGTCAATATCTTCGAGGCGTGCCGCTACCGCAACGTCAAGAAAGTGGTGTTCTCGTCGTCGGTCGCGGTCTACGGCGATCCGGCGCCGGGCCTGGTCGACGAACGGGCTCCGGCCCAACTCAACAGCTTCCAGCCCGCGGCCGCGCTGTATGCCTGCACCAAGCTGATCGGTGAAAACCTCTGCAAGCTCTACAGCGCCAAGCACGGCATCCAGGCGATCGGGCTGCGCTACTCGACCGTCTACGGCGAGCGCCAGCACTATCGCGGCGTCAACGCGCTCTACATCATGGAAAATTACGACCGCATCGCGCGCGGCGAGGCGCCGGTCATCACCGGCGACGGCAGCGAGGTGCATGACTACATCCATGTCGCCGACGTGGCGCGGGCCAATGTCATGGCAATGTCCTCCGACGTGACGGCCGAGAGCTTCAACGTCGTGACCGGTGTTGCGACCTCGCTCAATCGCCTGGTCGAGATCCTGCTGTCGATCACCGGCAGCAGCCTCAAGCCGGTTTTCAAGACCGGTGGTGGCAGTGTGCGATCGAGCGTGACCGACCAGCTCGACTTCAGCCGCGCCAAGATCGAGAAAATGCTGGGATGGGTGCCGGAAGTCTCCATCGAGGAAGGCATTCGCCGGTTGCTCGAATGGCGCAAGGCGCAAGAAAAAGCCTGA
- the tcuA gene encoding FAD-dependent tricarballylate dehydrogenase TcuA — MREYDVVVAGAGNAALCAAISAHENGARVLVLERAPEAERGGNSYFTAGGFRFVHEGAEDVASDIIPDMTAEERSKIVLPPHSRKFFYDQLMEVTHHQSDEDLANLLIDRSRSTMAWLRSHGIRFVPMYGRQSFLVDGKHHFYGGVNIEAVGGGAGLVEAEMARLEKLGIEIRYGSALIGLVQRPDRVVTGVKIRTPQGYSEIATKSVILACGGFESNPEMRVRYLGSGWDLCRVRGTRHNMGEGILAALAIGARPFGNWSSCHACEWDISAPPYGDRWVLDNFQKHSYPLGIMVNINSKRFVDEGEDYRNLTYAKFGREIMNQPRRTAIQIFDQQTVAMLRDEYRIKEVTKVESDTIAGLAEQLELDPAELEKTVSEYNAACGPEPYNPAILDGKAARGISPPKSNWALPINKPPYVAFVTTTGITFTFGGLQINTSGEVQDMTDQSIPGLYAAGELVGGLFYENYPGGTGLMSGSVFGKLAGESAAAYVGASDKRSVA; from the coding sequence GTGAGAGAATATGACGTTGTAGTGGCCGGTGCAGGAAACGCAGCTCTCTGTGCGGCGATCTCCGCGCATGAAAATGGCGCGCGAGTGCTGGTGCTCGAACGCGCGCCCGAAGCCGAGCGGGGCGGCAACTCCTATTTCACCGCCGGCGGGTTCCGCTTCGTCCACGAGGGAGCGGAAGATGTCGCCTCCGATATCATCCCGGACATGACGGCGGAGGAGCGATCCAAGATCGTGCTGCCGCCGCACAGCCGGAAATTCTTCTACGACCAGTTGATGGAAGTGACCCATCACCAGTCCGACGAGGACCTGGCCAATCTCCTGATCGATCGGTCGCGTTCGACGATGGCGTGGCTGCGCAGCCATGGCATCCGCTTCGTTCCGATGTATGGCCGCCAGTCGTTCCTGGTCGATGGCAAGCACCATTTCTACGGCGGCGTGAACATTGAAGCCGTCGGCGGCGGTGCCGGCCTGGTCGAGGCCGAAATGGCGCGCCTTGAGAAGCTCGGCATCGAAATCCGCTATGGCTCGGCGCTGATCGGCCTGGTGCAGCGGCCCGACCGCGTGGTCACCGGCGTCAAGATCCGTACCCCACAGGGCTATTCCGAAATTGCGACCAAGTCGGTCATTCTCGCCTGCGGCGGCTTTGAATCCAATCCGGAAATGCGGGTGCGCTATCTCGGATCGGGCTGGGATCTCTGCCGCGTTCGCGGCACCCGCCACAACATGGGTGAAGGCATTCTGGCGGCGCTCGCGATCGGCGCGCGTCCGTTCGGCAACTGGTCAAGCTGCCACGCCTGCGAGTGGGACATCTCGGCGCCGCCCTATGGCGACCGCTGGGTGCTGGACAATTTCCAGAAGCACTCCTATCCGCTCGGTATCATGGTCAACATCAACAGCAAGCGTTTCGTCGACGAGGGCGAGGACTATCGAAACCTCACTTACGCGAAGTTCGGCCGCGAGATCATGAACCAGCCGCGCCGGACCGCGATCCAGATCTTCGACCAGCAGACGGTCGCGATGCTGCGCGACGAATATCGCATCAAGGAAGTCACCAAGGTCGAATCGGACACCATCGCCGGCCTCGCTGAGCAGCTCGAGCTCGATCCGGCGGAACTGGAGAAGACCGTCAGCGAGTACAACGCCGCCTGCGGTCCCGAGCCGTATAATCCGGCGATCCTGGACGGCAAGGCCGCCCGCGGCATCTCGCCGCCCAAATCGAACTGGGCGTTGCCGATCAACAAGCCCCCTTATGTCGCCTTCGTGACCACGACCGGCATCACCTTCACGTTCGGTGGTCTGCAGATCAACACCAGCGGCGAAGTGCAGGACATGACTGATCAGTCGATCCCGGGGCTCTATGCCGCCGGTGAACTGGTGGGCGGCCTGTTCTACGAAAACTATCCCGGTGGCACCGGCCTGATGTCGGGTTCGGTGTTCGGCAAGCTCGCCGGCGAAAGCGCCGCCGCCTATGTTGGGGCCAGCGACAAGCGTTCGGTCGCCTGA
- a CDS encoding NAD(P)-dependent oxidoreductase, translated as MYREYRRTSFGGSTRPCNNEEREKIMSEKVAVIGMGQMGSGMAGRLKESGLDVVGYDVNAEQRARLTKDGFAMASSIAEALAGRTIVLTSLPDPKAVTEAWLGVEGIVAHAAKGTLCIELSTIDPQTMRQAAEAAAARGIAVVDCPVSGSPNEARAGKLILIAGGDRVDVTRAEPILKLLGNDWKYTGAVGTAKVVKIVNNMMSMGNVLVAAEAFALGVAAGVEPEKLYDVLSVSGGRSHHFTKRFPNAIKGDFSPGFKMELGEKDLALGVELGRMTRMPTPSASATREMYALALAEGFRGQDIVSLLAMYQNWAKPKN; from the coding sequence CTGTATAGAGAGTACCGGCGAACAAGCTTCGGCGGGTCGACACGGCCTTGCAACAATGAAGAACGGGAGAAAATAATGTCTGAGAAGGTCGCGGTGATCGGAATGGGGCAGATGGGATCCGGGATGGCCGGACGGCTCAAGGAGTCCGGCCTCGACGTCGTCGGCTACGACGTCAACGCCGAACAGCGCGCACGCCTCACCAAAGACGGCTTTGCGATGGCGTCAAGCATCGCCGAAGCGCTCGCCGGCCGCACCATCGTGCTGACCAGCCTGCCTGATCCGAAAGCGGTGACGGAAGCCTGGCTCGGCGTCGAGGGGATCGTGGCCCACGCCGCCAAGGGCACACTGTGCATCGAGCTCTCAACCATCGATCCGCAGACGATGCGGCAGGCCGCCGAAGCCGCCGCCGCGCGCGGCATTGCGGTGGTCGATTGTCCGGTCAGCGGCAGCCCCAACGAGGCGCGCGCCGGCAAGCTGATCCTGATCGCCGGTGGCGACAGGGTCGACGTGACCCGCGCCGAACCGATCCTGAAACTGCTCGGCAACGACTGGAAATACACCGGCGCGGTCGGCACCGCCAAGGTCGTCAAGATCGTCAACAACATGATGTCGATGGGCAACGTGCTGGTCGCGGCCGAAGCGTTCGCGCTCGGCGTCGCCGCCGGCGTCGAGCCGGAAAAGCTCTACGACGTGCTGTCGGTGAGCGGTGGCCGCTCTCACCATTTTACCAAGCGCTTCCCGAACGCGATCAAGGGAGACTTCTCGCCCGGATTCAAGATGGAGCTCGGCGAAAAGGATCTCGCGCTCGGCGTCGAACTCGGGCGCATGACCCGGATGCCGACGCCTTCGGCTTCGGCAACGCGCGAAATGTATGCGCTGGCGCTCGCCGAAGGGTTTCGCGGCCAGGACATCGTCTCACTTCTTGCGATGTACCAGAACTGGGCCAAGCCGAAAAACTGA
- a CDS encoding Bug family tripartite tricarboxylate transporter substrate binding protein translates to MGKSGLLAALLLISVVTGAGAQDYPNKAAKMIVGFAPGGTIDVVARIIGDKLGSKLGKPFVIENRSGANGMLAATAVAQSEPDGYTIFVSNSSTITLNPTLFKDIKYLPERDFAPVTTVVSVPLILAVDTSDPKTAGIKTLADLVTMAKANPGTVSYGSAGNGNITHLAFELLSQRAGIQMQHIPYRGAAAAQVGLLGHEVMVVFDTLSAVQMVNSGKFRALAVSSAERLPALPDVPTIAELGYPGFDVTFWVGVFLPKATPPAIVELLNKEIVAAGKDPDVRAKLEPQGNVLTLSQAAFAEKIQKETRELADVVAKANIKAE, encoded by the coding sequence ATGGGGAAGAGTGGGTTACTCGCGGCGTTACTGTTGATATCTGTTGTCACCGGTGCAGGCGCGCAGGATTATCCGAACAAGGCCGCCAAGATGATCGTCGGCTTCGCTCCCGGCGGCACCATCGACGTCGTGGCGCGCATCATCGGCGACAAGCTCGGCAGTAAACTCGGCAAACCCTTTGTGATCGAGAACCGTAGCGGCGCCAACGGCATGCTGGCGGCGACGGCGGTGGCCCAGTCGGAGCCGGACGGCTATACGATATTTGTCAGCAACAGCTCGACCATCACGCTCAATCCGACGCTGTTCAAGGACATCAAATATCTGCCCGAGCGCGACTTTGCGCCGGTCACGACGGTGGTCTCGGTGCCGCTGATTCTCGCGGTCGATACCAGCGATCCCAAAACGGCAGGGATTAAAACGCTCGCCGATCTGGTGACAATGGCCAAGGCCAATCCCGGCACGGTGAGTTACGGCTCGGCCGGCAACGGTAACATTACTCATCTGGCCTTCGAATTGCTAAGCCAGCGGGCTGGCATCCAGATGCAGCACATTCCCTATCGCGGCGCGGCGGCGGCGCAGGTCGGTTTGCTCGGTCATGAGGTGATGGTGGTGTTCGACACCCTGTCCGCCGTTCAAATGGTGAACTCTGGCAAGTTCCGTGCGCTGGCCGTGTCGTCGGCGGAGCGGCTGCCGGCGCTGCCGGATGTGCCCACGATCGCCGAACTCGGCTATCCCGGTTTCGACGTCACGTTCTGGGTCGGGGTGTTCTTGCCGAAAGCTACGCCACCTGCGATCGTCGAGCTCCTGAACAAGGAGATCGTGGCCGCAGGGAAAGATCCTGACGTCCGCGCCAAACTGGAGCCGCAGGGCAATGTGCTGACGCTCTCGCAGGCTGCGTTCGCCGAGAAGATTCAGAAGGAGACCCGGGAACTCGCCGACGTGGTCGCCAAGGCGAATATCAAGGCCGAGTAG